The Osmerus eperlanus chromosome 25, fOsmEpe2.1, whole genome shotgun sequence DNA window CTGACTCCAAAGGAATGTCCCTAACAGCCGTGAGAGTCTTGTTTGAGATTGAGGAGCGTCCTCAAATGACCCTTCTACCGTCGCTACGGGACCTGGGGGCCATGACGAACGGCACCGTCAGCACATGCAGACAGGGGCCACAGTGGAGGCTAGGCTTTCAACTACCCGCACCAGACCTCGCTTCCAGGCTGCAGGATGTGATGGTCCTCCTGGAGAACTGCAGCGTGTCTGCCTCTGCCATTCACGGGACAGTGCGTGTGATGAACGTCAGCTATGAGAAGGACGTCTACATACGGATCACCTTTAATTCCTGGCGTAGCTACCTCGACGCGCCATGTGCTTTCCTTCAGCAGCTGTATAGCGGACACGATAAAGACGTATTTGAGTTTACCGTTGCCTTCCCTAAAGCTCTGGATGAGAAGGACAAGATAGAATTCTGTTTTCACTATCTGCCTGGTGGCTACACCACTCCATTCTGGGATAACAACAACGGGAAGAACTATATCCTTTGTCACTGATTGTTCGCCTTAACTTTTTCTTGCTGTAATGTTGCTTTCTGTTATGGATTAaactattttttaaattacGTTTATTTGTATTGTTTGAAATTGTACACTTGCTAGGCTTTTGCGTTAATTGGAACTGAAATAGGTCATCACACAGAAACCAGAGTTCTGTGTTCTTAATGCCATTACGCTGAGTTTCACCTTTAACTGTCAGTTTTCAGGACAGAAATAGTTTGAATAAGGGATTTGTTTTTACACAAAAGAAAACTTTCTGTGAGATGGAAATCTGATGGTTTTTATGTAAAGAAACAATTGATGTAACTAGGAGTCCCCAGATAAATCTATTTAGACTTGCAGCTGGGAACATTTGTTAAGTATTAAGCATTCATCTCAAACCACTGGGAGAACACAGATATGTACAGACACAATGTTACTTGACTTAAATAATGGCATGTGTACAATATGGTTGTCACCAGTACATGAAATGCCCTGAACGCTCTGGCCCCATCCCCAGCCATTTCATCCCTCCCTGCCCACCAGCCTTCCAGCTCCATACCCAGATGTGTTGCTATGATACATGACTATTCAGAGTTCTAGAacagagagatggtgggggaagggggggggggaacagcatGCGTAAGTCCCCATGATGAGGGCTGCCCCAGATACGTGACTGTGCTCTACATAGGATGGGTTCCATAGCTCCGCGGCAAACGTCCCTGCGGTTCCTCTGCAGAGAGAACCACTGGGAGAGAGAACCATCCAGGGCTGGTCGTCGTCACCCCTCCTGGCTCCACAACCTccaccgcccctctccccccgctcAGCGACCCACGCTGATGTTGCACACCTTGCAGCTGGGGTCCTTCTTGGCGTTGGCTGTGGTCAGGCTCATGAGCTGGTGGCGCCCGCTGATCTGCCCCACCGCGCCCTGCTCCAGGTGGAGGGGCTCGGTGAACAGCACCTCCAGGATGACATCGCTGGCGTGGCAGAAGACAGGCTCCTCCCCCGGCCGCTGAGGCGGCGTGTACGTGAGGAAGGGGTTTCCCGACAGGTCCAGCAGGGGCAGGCAGCCGCGGCAGAAGCGATCCCCCTCCGAGCCAGCAGGGGCCAGCACTAACACCACGTAGTGGTAGGCCGTGTACATACAGTAGAAGTCTGCAAAGTAGAGACAGGTGTTGGGGTTGAGCAGGTGTCCAGCGGACATCTGGAAGCGCAGGGGGCCGTAGGGGGAGTCGCTGGGGGGGAGGCCCGTGTCGAACTCGGTGTTGCAGCTGAGGAAGACTCCCTGGAGTTTGCCGTTGATGGGAGAGCCGTGGCTGCCGCTGTTGTCCTTCAGGGCTGGTTGCATCACTCCCCCACACTCCGTCCtgtcaggcagagaggagaggaggatgacgaATGGGTAACTCTGGTTCTAGTGAGTATCTGTGTGAATAACCCCTTT harbors:
- the ppp1r3c2b gene encoding protein phosphatase 1 regulatory subunit 3C-B-like; translation: MPAGGSIVQAPEDQGLFFGQLLPLPPLFRGTDLKALRPCIRNTQREKFSSPSSAMFRRDDGHYREQTKKRVVFADSKGMSLTAVRVLFEIEERPQMTLLPSLRDLGAMTNGTVSTCRQGPQWRLGFQLPAPDLASRLQDVMVLLENCSVSASAIHGTVRVMNVSYEKDVYIRITFNSWRSYLDAPCAFLQQLYSGHDKDVFEFTVAFPKALDEKDKIEFCFHYLPGGYTTPFWDNNNGKNYILCH
- the LOC134012243 gene encoding phytanoyl-CoA hydroxylase-interacting protein, whose amino-acid sequence is MEPLSTPCNIQICEVTCDSFRIMWDMSPEDTARATHFFIDLSRKESRDHNRFKHRDVPTKLVAKAVPLPMAVRGHWFLSPRTEYCVAVQTAVRQPDGDYLVSEWSQVVEFCTGDYAMDHLQQLLEKAKGSAGRLLKFSVFYRNQHPEYFQHVRTECGGVMQPALKDNSGSHGSPINGKLQGVFLSCNTEFDTGLPPSDSPYGPLRFQMSAGHLLNPNTCLYFADFYCMYTAYHYVVLVLAPAGSEGDRFCRGCLPLLDLSGNPFLTYTPPQRPGEEPVFCHASDVILEVLFTEPLHLEQGAVGQISGRHQLMSLTTANAKKDPSCKVCNISVGR